A region from the Citrobacter koseri ATCC BAA-895 genome encodes:
- the ybtS gene encoding yersiniabactin biosynthesis salicylate synthase Irp9/YbtS translates to MKISEFLHLALPEEQWLPTISGVLRQFAEEECYVYERQPCWYLGKGCQARLHINADGTQATFIDDAGEQKWAVDSIADCARRFMAHPQVKGRRVYGQVGFNFAAHARGIAFNAGEWPLLTLTVPREELIFEKGNVTVYADSADGCRRLCEWVKEAGTTTQNAPLAVDTALNGEAYKQQVVRAVAEIRRGEYVKVIVSRAIPLPSRIDMPATLLYGRQANTPVRSFMFRQEGREALGFSPELVMSVTGNKVVTEPLAGTRDRMGNPEHNKAKEAELLHDSKEVLEHILSVKEAIAELEAVCQPGSVVVEDLMSVRQRGSVQHLGSGVSGQLAENKDAWDAFTVLFPSITASGIPKNAALNAIMQIENTPRELYSGAILLLDDTRFDAALVLRSVFQDSQRSWIQAGAGIIAQSTPERELTETREKLASIAPYLMV, encoded by the coding sequence ATGAAAATCAGTGAATTTTTACACCTGGCGTTACCAGAGGAACAATGGCTGCCGACGATTTCTGGCGTTTTACGCCAGTTCGCAGAAGAAGAGTGTTATGTCTATGAGCGTCAACCCTGTTGGTATTTAGGCAAAGGGTGCCAGGCACGGTTGCACATTAATGCCGATGGAACGCAGGCGACATTTATTGATGATGCCGGGGAGCAAAAATGGGCGGTGGATTCCATTGCCGACTGCGCGCGTCGTTTTATGGCGCATCCTCAGGTGAAAGGACGTCGGGTATATGGACAGGTCGGGTTCAACTTTGCGGCGCATGCGCGGGGGATTGCCTTTAACGCCGGGGAGTGGCCGCTGCTGACGTTAACCGTTCCCCGTGAAGAACTTATTTTTGAAAAGGGAAATGTCACCGTTTATGCGGACTCCGCCGACGGGTGCCGACGTCTGTGCGAGTGGGTAAAAGAGGCCGGTACAACGACGCAGAACGCACCACTGGCGGTGGATACCGCCCTCAATGGTGAGGCGTATAAACAACAGGTTGTACGCGCCGTTGCGGAGATCCGCCGTGGCGAGTATGTCAAAGTGATTGTCTCGCGCGCCATTCCCCTGCCATCGCGGATTGATATGCCTGCCACGCTGTTATACGGTCGGCAGGCAAACACGCCTGTGCGCTCGTTTATGTTCCGTCAGGAAGGACGCGAAGCGCTGGGCTTTAGCCCGGAACTGGTGATGTCAGTGACGGGCAATAAAGTGGTCACTGAACCGCTTGCGGGCACCCGCGATCGCATGGGAAACCCGGAGCATAATAAGGCGAAAGAGGCAGAACTGCTGCACGACAGTAAAGAGGTGCTTGAGCATATCCTTTCTGTCAAAGAAGCTATTGCTGAACTGGAGGCCGTTTGCCAGCCGGGCAGCGTGGTGGTTGAAGATTTAATGTCGGTTCGCCAGCGCGGCAGCGTTCAGCATCTGGGGTCTGGCGTGAGCGGTCAGCTTGCGGAAAACAAGGATGCCTGGGATGCGTTTACTGTATTGTTTCCGTCGATTACCGCCTCAGGCATCCCTAAAAACGCTGCTCTGAACGCGATTATGCAAATTGAGAATACGCCGCGAGAGCTTTATTCCGGCGCAATTCTGCTGCTGGACGATACGCGCTTCGATGCGGCGCTGGTCCTGCGTTCCGTATTTCAGGACAGCCAGCGCAGCTGGATACAGGCGGGGGCGGGAATCATCGCGCAATCTACGCCGGAACGCGAACTGACGGAAACCCGGGAGAAATTAGCGAGCATTGCGCCCTATTTAATGGTGTAG
- the ybtQ gene encoding yersiniabactin ABC transporter ATP-binding/permease protein YbtQ, with protein MKDNNPADNLAWRVNWRQLISSVGSQARMLRRSMLALLLAAFMQGIAFACLYPIIDALLRGDAPQLLNWAMAFSVAAIVTLVLRWYGLGFEYRGHLAQATHELRLRLGEQLRRVPLEKLQRGRAGEMNALLLGSVDENLNYVIAIANILLLTIVTPLTASLATLWIDWRLGLVMLLIFPLLVPFYYWRRPAMRRQMQTLGEAHQRLSGDIVEFAQGMMVLRTCGSDADKSRALLAHFNALENLQTRTHRQGAGATMLIASVVELGLQVVVLSGIVWVVTGTLNLAFLIAAVAMIMRFAEPMAMFISYTSVVELIASALQRIEQFMAIAPLPVAEQSEMPERYDIRFDNVSYRYEEGDGHALNHVSLTFPAASMSALVGASGAGKTTVTKLLMRYADPQQGQISIGGVDIRRLTPEQLNSLISVVFQDVWLFDDTLLANIRIARPQATRQEVEEAARAAQCLEFISRLPQGWLTPMGEMGGQLSGGERQRISIARALLKNAPVVILDEPTAALDIESELAVQKAIDNLVHNRTVIIIAHRLSTIAGAGNILVIEEGQVVEQGTHAQLLSHHGRYQALWQAQMAARVWRDDGVSASGEWVHE; from the coding sequence ATGAAAGACAATAATCCTGCGGATAACCTGGCCTGGCGCGTCAACTGGCGCCAGCTTATCTCCAGCGTTGGCAGTCAGGCCAGGATGCTGCGACGCAGTATGCTGGCGCTGTTGCTGGCGGCATTCATGCAGGGGATCGCCTTTGCCTGTCTTTATCCGATCATTGATGCGCTGTTACGGGGAGACGCGCCGCAACTTCTTAACTGGGCTATGGCCTTCAGCGTCGCCGCAATTGTGACGCTGGTGCTACGCTGGTATGGCCTGGGCTTTGAATACCGTGGTCATCTGGCGCAGGCCACCCATGAGTTGCGCCTGCGACTTGGCGAGCAGTTACGCCGCGTGCCGCTGGAGAAGCTCCAGCGCGGCAGGGCGGGTGAAATGAACGCCTTGCTGCTGGGCAGCGTGGATGAAAACCTCAATTATGTTATTGCGATAGCCAATATTTTGCTGCTCACCATTGTCACGCCGCTGACGGCGTCGCTGGCGACATTGTGGATAGACTGGCGGCTGGGGCTGGTGATGTTGCTGATCTTCCCTCTGCTGGTGCCGTTTTATTACTGGCGCCGCCCGGCGATGCGGCGACAAATGCAGACGCTGGGGGAAGCGCACCAGCGTCTGAGCGGCGATATCGTTGAATTTGCTCAGGGGATGATGGTATTGCGCACCTGCGGCAGCGATGCCGATAAAAGCCGGGCGCTGCTGGCGCATTTCAATGCGCTGGAAAACTTACAGACCCGCACTCACCGTCAGGGCGCTGGCGCGACGATGCTGATCGCCAGCGTCGTGGAGTTGGGCCTACAGGTGGTGGTGTTATCCGGGATCGTCTGGGTAGTGACGGGCACTCTGAACCTCGCCTTTTTGATTGCCGCCGTCGCGATGATTATGCGCTTCGCAGAACCGATGGCGATGTTTATCAGCTACACCTCGGTTGTGGAACTGATCGCCAGCGCCCTGCAACGGATTGAGCAGTTTATGGCGATAGCACCGCTTCCCGTCGCAGAGCAAAGCGAGATGCCGGAACGTTACGATATCCGCTTTGACAACGTCAGCTATCGCTACGAAGAAGGCGACGGCCACGCGCTTAATCATGTTTCTTTGACGTTCCCGGCAGCCAGTATGAGCGCGCTGGTGGGTGCCTCCGGCGCAGGCAAAACTACGGTCACCAAACTGTTAATGCGCTATGCCGATCCGCAGCAAGGGCAGATTTCTATTGGCGGCGTCGATATTCGCCGCCTGACGCCGGAACAGCTCAATAGCCTGATTTCTGTTGTTTTCCAGGATGTCTGGCTGTTTGATGACACGCTGCTGGCGAATATCCGTATCGCGCGCCCACAGGCGACGCGGCAGGAGGTAGAAGAGGCCGCCCGCGCGGCGCAGTGCCTTGAGTTTATTTCCCGTCTTCCGCAAGGCTGGCTGACGCCAATGGGAGAGATGGGCGGCCAGCTATCGGGCGGCGAGCGCCAGCGGATTTCCATTGCCAGAGCGTTATTGAAAAACGCGCCGGTCGTCATTCTCGATGAACCGACTGCCGCGCTGGATATTGAAAGCGAGCTGGCGGTGCAAAAAGCGATCGATAACCTGGTTCACAACCGGACGGTGATTATCATCGCTCACCGTTTATCCACCATCGCCGGGGCCGGAAACATTCTGGTGATAGAAGAGGGACAGGTGGTTGAGCAGGGTACTCATGCGCAATTGCTCTCACATCATGGACGTTATCAGGCGCTGTGGCAGGCGCAAATGGCCGCGCGCGTGTGGCGCGACGACGGGGTTTCCGCGTCTGGAGAGTGGGTGCATGAGTGA
- a CDS encoding tyrosine-type recombinase/integrase, with amino-acid sequence MSLTDAKIRTLKPSDKPFKVSDSHGLYLLVKPGGSRHWYLKYRISGKESRIALGAYPAISLSDARQQREGIRKMLALNINPVQQRAAERGSRTPEKVFKNVALAWHKSNRKWSQNTADRLLASLNNHIFPVIGNLPVSELKPRHFIDLLKGIEEKGLLEVASRTRQHLSNIMRHAVHQELIDTNPAANLGGVTTPPVRRHYPALPLERLPELLERIGAYHQGRELTRHAVLLMLHVFIRSSELRFARWSEIDFTNRVWTIPATREPIIGVRYSGRGAKMRMPHIVPLSEQSIAILKQIKDITGNNELIFPGDHNPYKPMCENTVNKALRVMGYDTKKDICGHGFRAMACSALMESGLWAKDAVERQMSHQERNTVRMAYIHKAEHLEARKAMMQWWSDYLEACRESYAPPYTIGKNKFIP; translated from the coding sequence ATGTCCCTTACCGACGCAAAAATCCGCACCCTCAAGCCTTCTGATAAACCCTTTAAAGTCTCCGATTCCCACGGTCTGTATCTGCTGGTCAAGCCGGGTGGCTCCCGCCACTGGTATCTCAAATACCGTATTAGCGGTAAAGAATCCCGCATTGCGCTGGGTGCCTATCCAGCCATCTCCCTGTCTGATGCGCGACAGCAACGTGAAGGTATCCGTAAAATGCTGGCGCTGAATATCAACCCGGTACAGCAGCGGGCTGCTGAACGTGGCTCACGAACACCGGAGAAAGTTTTTAAAAACGTGGCGCTGGCGTGGCATAAAAGTAACAGGAAATGGTCGCAGAACACCGCCGACCGTCTGCTTGCCAGCCTGAACAATCACATCTTTCCGGTCATCGGGAACCTACCTGTATCAGAACTTAAACCCCGTCATTTCATTGACCTGCTGAAAGGGATCGAGGAAAAAGGTCTGCTGGAGGTTGCGTCCCGCACACGGCAGCACCTGAGTAACATAATGCGCCATGCGGTCCATCAGGAGTTAATCGATACGAACCCTGCAGCAAACCTTGGCGGCGTGACCACACCTCCTGTCAGACGGCACTATCCTGCCCTGCCGCTGGAGCGGCTGCCTGAACTGCTTGAACGTATTGGGGCATATCATCAGGGCCGTGAACTGACCCGGCATGCCGTTCTGCTGATGCTGCATGTGTTCATTCGCTCCAGTGAACTGCGTTTCGCCCGCTGGTCAGAGATTGATTTCACAAACCGAGTCTGGACGATACCCGCGACGCGAGAACCCATTATTGGCGTGCGTTATTCCGGCCGCGGGGCAAAAATGCGAATGCCGCATATCGTCCCCCTCTCAGAACAGTCCATCGCCATTCTGAAACAGATTAAGGATATCACCGGTAATAATGAACTGATCTTCCCCGGCGACCATAACCCGTATAAGCCAATGTGTGAAAACACGGTCAATAAGGCACTGCGGGTGATGGGTTACGACACGAAAAAGGATATCTGCGGTCACGGCTTCCGGGCAATGGCATGCAGTGCGCTGATGGAATCGGGTTTATGGGCAAAGGACGCAGTAGAACGCCAGATGAGTCATCAGGAGCGCAATACCGTGCGCATGGCTTATATTCATAAGGCAGAGCACCTAGAAGCCCGCAAAGCGATGATGCAGTGGTGGTCGGATTATCTGGAAGCATGCCGAGAATCTTATGCACCGCCTTATACAATTGGTAAAAATAAGTTTATCCCATAG
- a CDS encoding FecCD family ABC transporter permease has protein sequence MLGALKLVDEPVSAMVSRIVTDLRVPRMLLSVLTGAGLAMVGALLQTTTRNDLADPFLFGLSSGASAGAVLVITRFGDRLGVLTLPVSAFVGGVCSAIAVMLLFHFKKQRGAEHLILCGLAISFLFGALTSYFIFSGDQRAASSVLFWSLGGLGLATWNNLPFAVFSLVLLFAFVLLRWRSLDGVLAGEQTALSLGINVSRLRIEIFLCCALATSLMVALTGVIGFVGLMVPHLCRHFAGVKHLLLLPLCGVWGAILLCGGDIVSRTILAPQELPIGIITAGIGGLFIIMLLARNSSRNTAC, from the coding sequence GTGCTGGGAGCACTGAAGCTGGTGGATGAGCCGGTATCTGCCATGGTCAGCAGAATTGTGACGGATTTACGCGTACCGAGGATGTTGCTCTCTGTGCTGACAGGGGCGGGACTGGCAATGGTAGGGGCGTTGTTACAAACTACCACCCGTAACGATCTGGCCGATCCTTTTTTGTTCGGGCTATCCTCCGGCGCGTCAGCGGGGGCGGTGCTGGTGATCACCCGTTTTGGTGATCGACTTGGTGTATTAACGCTCCCCGTATCGGCGTTTGTTGGTGGTGTGTGTTCCGCCATAGCAGTAATGCTGTTGTTTCATTTTAAAAAGCAACGCGGAGCTGAGCATCTAATTCTCTGCGGTCTTGCCATCTCTTTTTTGTTCGGGGCGCTGACCAGTTATTTCATTTTTTCGGGCGATCAGCGAGCTGCCAGCTCTGTGCTGTTCTGGTCACTGGGTGGTCTGGGATTAGCCACCTGGAATAATTTGCCTTTCGCAGTGTTCAGCCTGGTGTTGCTGTTTGCTTTTGTCCTGTTACGGTGGCGCTCTCTGGATGGTGTGCTGGCAGGAGAACAGACAGCGTTGTCGCTGGGGATTAACGTGAGTCGTCTGCGCATCGAGATTTTTCTTTGTTGCGCACTGGCAACATCGTTGATGGTGGCATTAACCGGCGTGATTGGATTTGTTGGCTTAATGGTGCCTCATCTGTGTCGGCATTTTGCAGGAGTTAAGCATCTGTTGTTGTTACCTTTGTGTGGCGTCTGGGGTGCAATATTACTGTGTGGCGGCGATATAGTCAGCCGGACGATACTGGCACCGCAGGAACTACCAATTGGCATTATTACGGCGGGCATTGGAGGGTTGTTTATTATCATGTTACTCGCACGAAATTCGTCCAGAAATACGGCCTGTTAA
- a CDS encoding ABC transporter substrate-binding protein, which translates to MKKLFISLLAVLSASVASAADFPVTIESCGTPVTFAGPPKRAVINDLNMSEMAFALHLQDRIVGLTGISGWYKMTPEFKKAMGSIPELAPKYPTLETLLAAEPDFFFAGWNYGMKVGGEVTPDTLSKYGIKTFVLSESCVFTTAHKNKATMDLLYNDVLTLGKIFGKRNDAQSLVSGWKKRLNELPKPAAGTRPLKVFVYDSGEDKPFTSGKYAMPTAIIEAAGGKNVMEAVDTSWGTTSWESVAATEPDFIILLDYQTGSGADALRHFLENHPLMKLTPAVQHHRYLKLQYAELTPGPANVDAVEKLARAMYPSTAK; encoded by the coding sequence ATGAAAAAATTGTTTATATCCCTGCTGGCGGTACTGTCTGCCTCAGTAGCCAGTGCTGCTGATTTTCCTGTTACTATTGAAAGTTGTGGGACTCCTGTCACATTCGCCGGTCCGCCGAAAAGGGCTGTTATCAACGACCTTAATATGTCAGAAATGGCGTTTGCACTGCATTTACAGGATCGTATTGTTGGGCTGACTGGTATTAGTGGCTGGTACAAAATGACGCCGGAATTTAAAAAGGCGATGGGCTCGATCCCAGAACTGGCACCCAAATATCCCACTCTGGAAACATTGCTGGCAGCCGAACCTGATTTCTTTTTCGCTGGCTGGAACTATGGGATGAAGGTGGGTGGCGAAGTGACGCCGGATACGCTAAGCAAATATGGCATCAAGACTTTTGTTCTGAGTGAAAGCTGTGTGTTCACCACTGCGCACAAAAATAAAGCCACCATGGATCTGCTGTATAACGATGTCCTCACGCTGGGTAAGATTTTTGGCAAGCGCAATGACGCACAGTCCCTGGTCAGCGGCTGGAAAAAGAGGTTGAATGAACTGCCGAAGCCAGCGGCAGGTACCCGTCCTTTAAAGGTGTTCGTCTACGACTCAGGCGAGGATAAACCGTTTACCAGTGGTAAATATGCGATGCCTACGGCCATAATTGAGGCGGCTGGTGGTAAAAATGTAATGGAGGCGGTGGATACCAGTTGGGGAACGACTTCCTGGGAAAGCGTGGCCGCTACTGAGCCGGACTTCATTATTTTGTTGGATTACCAGACGGGCAGCGGTGCGGATGCACTGCGTCATTTTCTTGAGAATCATCCGTTAATGAAACTGACTCCGGCTGTTCAGCATCATCGATACCTGAAATTACAATATGCTGAACTGACACCGGGGCCTGCCAACGTTGATGCGGTGGAAAAACTCGCGCGGGCGATGTACCCGTCAACGGCGAAGTGA
- a CDS encoding Fur family transcriptional regulator — MSNSPYSLSTRDTALSSTDCSGRRELIESKKIRITPLRERVYNFVSHAKEKGISAYQILELMKKYNPNAKPATVYRSLDYLQQAGIIVKIECCSKFIKKNNLSSDVVTIFLICSNCGTIIQHTDHLIHTYIEKKAIDYGCAVQKKDIEVKVICPDCRGKG; from the coding sequence GTGAGTAATAGCCCATATTCTCTAAGTACAAGGGACACTGCATTATCGTCTACGGATTGTTCCGGGCGGAGAGAGCTGATTGAGAGTAAGAAAATACGAATCACACCGCTCCGGGAGAGAGTTTATAATTTCGTCAGTCATGCTAAAGAAAAAGGCATTAGCGCATACCAGATACTGGAATTAATGAAGAAATATAATCCGAATGCAAAACCGGCTACGGTTTATCGTTCTCTGGATTATTTGCAACAGGCAGGGATTATCGTAAAAATAGAATGCTGTAGCAAATTTATCAAAAAAAATAATTTATCCTCTGATGTTGTGACTATTTTTTTGATTTGCTCAAACTGCGGAACAATAATCCAACATACTGACCACCTCATTCATACTTACATTGAGAAAAAAGCAATAGATTATGGTTGTGCTGTACAAAAAAAAGATATTGAAGTTAAAGTAATTTGCCCTGATTGTCGAGGAAAGGGTTAA
- the ybtX gene encoding yersiniabactin-associated zinc MFS transporter YbtX, giving the protein MSDVQSNVKPLTLTTGRVIFAIAGVYVTQSLVSALSMQSLPALVRAAGGSLALAGATTLFMLPWALKFIWAPWIERWRLPPGSQERRSRMLILRGQVALAAILMIAAAIGWFGREGGFPDTQIVALFVLFMVAGTVASTIDIASDGFCVDQLTRAGYGWGNSVQVGGSYLGMMCGGGVFLMLSAASGWPVAMLMMAMLIMALSFPLWRITEPTRTAPIPHVPALGYALRRKQARLGLLLVLMLNSGMRFVLPLLAPLLLDHGLSMSALGALFSGGNIAAGIAGTLAGGLLMKYTSPGRALLTAYGVQGIALLAVVMTFMMAPGHLLLPILQCLVIVQSISLACALVCLYATLMSLSSPLQAGVDFTLFQCTDAAIAILAGVIGGVVAQHFGYAACFLFAGVFTLLAAWVAYIRLHSARELMTSAID; this is encoded by the coding sequence ATGAGTGATGTTCAGTCGAATGTGAAACCGCTGACGTTGACGACCGGGCGGGTGATTTTTGCTATTGCCGGCGTCTATGTGACGCAGAGTCTGGTATCGGCGCTGTCTATGCAGTCCTTACCCGCGCTGGTGCGCGCTGCTGGCGGATCGCTGGCGCTTGCCGGTGCGACAACCCTGTTCATGCTGCCCTGGGCGCTGAAGTTTATTTGGGCGCCGTGGATCGAACGCTGGCGGCTTCCGCCCGGTAGCCAGGAACGCCGTTCGCGGATGTTAATCCTGCGTGGTCAGGTCGCGCTAGCGGCGATCCTGATGATTGCCGCAGCGATTGGCTGGTTTGGGCGAGAAGGAGGATTTCCCGATACGCAAATCGTCGCGTTATTTGTTCTGTTTATGGTGGCAGGCACGGTCGCTTCCACCATTGATATCGCCAGCGACGGCTTTTGCGTCGATCAACTGACTCGCGCGGGTTACGGCTGGGGAAACAGCGTGCAGGTCGGCGGCAGCTATCTGGGAATGATGTGCGGCGGCGGGGTGTTCCTGATGTTGTCGGCAGCATCCGGCTGGCCTGTCGCCATGCTGATGATGGCGATGCTGATTATGGCGCTGTCATTCCCGCTGTGGCGCATTACGGAGCCGACGCGAACAGCGCCTATCCCGCATGTTCCGGCGTTAGGTTATGCGCTAAGGAGGAAGCAGGCGCGCCTGGGCTTACTGCTGGTATTAATGCTGAATTCAGGCATGCGGTTTGTGCTGCCTCTTCTGGCGCCGCTGTTGTTGGATCATGGGTTGAGCATGTCTGCGTTGGGCGCGCTGTTCAGCGGCGGCAATATTGCAGCGGGCATAGCAGGAACGCTGGCCGGCGGATTACTGATGAAATACACCTCACCCGGCAGAGCGCTGTTGACGGCTTATGGCGTCCAGGGGATCGCGCTGCTGGCGGTGGTGATGACGTTCATGATGGCGCCGGGTCATCTGTTGCTGCCGATTCTCCAGTGTCTGGTCATTGTCCAGTCCATTTCGCTGGCCTGCGCGCTGGTCTGTCTTTACGCCACGCTGATGTCGCTTTCATCGCCTTTGCAGGCCGGTGTCGACTTCACCCTCTTTCAATGTACTGACGCGGCAATCGCCATCCTGGCTGGTGTTATCGGCGGCGTTGTTGCTCAACATTTTGGCTATGCGGCCTGCTTCCTGTTTGCCGGGGTATTCACGTTGCTGGCGGCGTGGGTTGCTTATATCCGGCTGCATTCGGCAAGAGAACTGATGACAAGCGCAATTGATTGA
- the ybtP gene encoding yersiniabactin ABC transporter ATP-binding/permease protein YbtP, with product MALAGLAALTSLGALLFLAWSLRDIRATPDAIPAWPLGGVIGCVVLTFVLRLQAFNTSHYAAFHLENILRSRLARKALQLPPGVLQQMGSGSVAKVMLDDVKSLHIFVADSTPLYARAIIMPLATIVILFWLDWRLAIATLGVLAFGSVVLVLARQRSEDMAQRYHKAREQVSAAVIEFVQAMPVVRTFDSGSTSFLRYQRALEEWVDVLKTWYRKAGFSARFSFSILNPLPTLFVLIWSGYGLLHYGSFDFIAWVAVLLLGSGMAEAVMPMMMLNNLVAQTRLSIQRIYQVLAMPELSLPQSDQQPQEASITFEQVSFHYPQARTGAALQEVSFHVPAGQIVALVGPSGAGKSTVARLLLRYADPDKGHIRIGGVDLRDMQTDTLMKQLSFVFQDNFLFADTIANNIRLGAPDTPLEAVIAAARVAQAHDFISALPEGYNTRVGERGVFLSGGQRQRITIARALLQDRPILVLDEATAFADPENEAALIKALAAAMRGRTVIMVAHRLSMVTQADVILLFSDGQLREMGNHTQLLAQGGLYQRLWQHYQQAQHWVPGGTQEEVVENERQ from the coding sequence ATGGCGCTGGCGGGGCTGGCGGCATTAACCAGCCTGGGGGCGCTCCTTTTTCTGGCGTGGAGCCTGCGTGACATTCGCGCGACGCCTGACGCTATTCCGGCCTGGCCGCTGGGCGGCGTGATCGGCTGCGTGGTCTTAACTTTTGTTCTGCGCTTACAGGCGTTCAACACCTCTCATTACGCGGCTTTTCATCTGGAGAACATTCTGCGCAGCAGGTTAGCCCGTAAAGCATTGCAGCTTCCGCCTGGCGTGTTACAGCAAATGGGCAGCGGGTCAGTGGCGAAAGTGATGCTGGATGACGTGAAGTCGTTACATATTTTTGTGGCCGACAGCACGCCGCTCTATGCCCGCGCGATCATCATGCCGCTGGCGACAATCGTTATCTTGTTCTGGCTGGACTGGCGGCTGGCAATCGCGACGCTGGGGGTACTGGCGTTTGGATCGGTTGTTCTCGTGCTCGCCCGCCAGCGTTCGGAAGATATGGCTCAGCGTTATCATAAGGCGCGCGAGCAGGTCAGCGCGGCGGTGATTGAGTTCGTGCAGGCCATGCCCGTGGTGAGAACGTTTGATAGCGGCAGCACCAGTTTTTTGCGCTATCAACGCGCCCTTGAAGAGTGGGTCGATGTGCTCAAAACCTGGTATCGCAAAGCCGGTTTTTCAGCGCGTTTTTCCTTCTCGATTCTGAATCCTCTCCCGACCCTGTTTGTCCTGATCTGGTCGGGATACGGCCTGCTGCACTATGGCAGTTTCGATTTTATCGCGTGGGTGGCCGTTTTACTGCTGGGCAGCGGAATGGCCGAAGCCGTAATGCCAATGATGATGCTCAATAACCTGGTCGCGCAAACGCGTTTAAGCATTCAGCGTATTTATCAGGTTCTCGCGATGCCGGAGTTATCGCTGCCGCAGTCTGACCAGCAGCCGCAAGAGGCGAGCATTACCTTTGAGCAGGTGAGCTTTCATTATCCGCAAGCGCGTACTGGCGCCGCGTTGCAGGAGGTGAGCTTTCATGTGCCTGCCGGGCAAATTGTGGCGCTGGTCGGGCCAAGCGGCGCCGGAAAAAGCACCGTGGCGCGCTTGCTGCTGCGTTACGCCGACCCGGACAAAGGCCATATCCGTATTGGAGGCGTGGATCTGCGTGATATGCAGACGGACACCCTGATGAAGCAACTCTCGTTTGTGTTTCAGGACAACTTCCTTTTTGCCGACACGATAGCCAATAACATTCGTCTGGGCGCGCCGGATACGCCGCTGGAGGCGGTAATAGCGGCGGCCAGAGTGGCGCAGGCCCATGATTTTATTAGCGCTCTGCCAGAAGGTTACAACACACGAGTCGGGGAACGTGGGGTATTTCTCTCCGGCGGCCAGCGGCAGCGCATTACTATCGCCCGGGCGCTTTTGCAGGATCGCCCCATCCTGGTGCTCGATGAGGCGACGGCGTTTGCTGACCCGGAAAACGAAGCGGCGCTTATCAAGGCGCTCGCGGCGGCCATGCGTGGCCGGACGGTCATCATGGTCGCGCATCGTCTCTCAATGGTGACTCAGGCCGATGTGATATTGCTGTTTTCCGACGGACAGCTCAGGGAAATGGGGAACCATACGCAACTGTTGGCGCAGGGCGGCCTGTATCAACGGCTCTGGCAACACTATCAGCAGGCGCAGCATTGGGTGCCGGGTGGAACACAGGAAGAGGTGGTGGAAAATGAAAGACAATAA